The Brasilonema sennae CENA114 genome includes a region encoding these proteins:
- a CDS encoding peptidase domain-containing ABC transporter, whose amino-acid sequence MTYTASIQEFISELFPFNQLPTRELAKLVPKFEMLRYHMGQSVLVREQMPSQIFIIYQGQARLLGYDPNAQMPETLQLVQKGEILGWTSLIRGIPCETVIASTETICLTLSATEFLALLSYSPAISICFENRCTAVEVFELLSTELAKRADSETVLASYGATDIKELTLKVLDEAVVCTFLEETIPLDHLDPQLVWFVSGGILKDFPVGTRLQLNDVMTYLEVQTFGYVRLVGLPRATLSASASISRTKDSLRIDSLLQQVPLAPEHPYRLEKPSDTQSQPKYPHVHGRGPLKATLACFQMLSQHLNIPFRRDVIDQILNNQISRTQTLSLQLCGAVCELIGLNTQMINVSAKAITKLEAPAMIRWQDTFAILYEISEKKLVLGVPEVGIVQQDPDHFVENWGQEGQVLLLKVAKYTPRKRFSLSWFVPSLIKYRKVLLEVLIASFFVQVFGLANPLIIQIIIDKVIIQNGFETLNVLGVLLLIMAVFEGLLTSVRTYLFVDTTNRIDLTLGSEIIDRLFRLPLRYFERRPVGELATRASELENIRSFMTGTALTVVLDAVFSTIYILVMVVYSWMLTLVALATVPLFAFMTILFSSIMRRQLRFKAERYSETQSYLVEALSGIQTVKAQNIELRSRWRWQEYYSNYVTAGFQTVVTSTAASVTSNFLNQVSSLLVLWVGAYLVLKGQLTLGQLIAFRIISGYVTAPLLRLTQLWQNFQQTGLSLERLADILDTPSEVDEDSQNIPLPAIDGTVKFENVCFRFTPTSPLQLNNINLDFPSGKFVGIVGQSGSGKSTLMKLLPRLYDLESGRIFIDGYDISKIELYSLRRQIGMVLQDSLLFDGTIQENIALTNPDATTDEIMTASKVAAAHDFIMSLPNGYNTRVGERGSSLSGGQRQRIAIARTVLQNPRLLILDEATSALDYQSERQVCDNLAEAFRRRTVFFITHRLSTIKNADIILLLEKGLVAEQGTHNELMAQKGRYYCLYQQQEAQL is encoded by the coding sequence ATGACTTATACTGCTTCCATACAAGAGTTCATCTCTGAATTATTTCCCTTCAATCAACTGCCAACACGAGAACTGGCAAAATTAGTTCCAAAGTTTGAGATGTTACGCTACCACATGGGTCAGAGCGTTTTGGTGCGGGAACAAATGCCTTCTCAAATATTTATCATTTATCAAGGGCAAGCCCGCTTGCTGGGTTATGACCCGAATGCTCAGATGCCTGAAACGCTGCAATTAGTTCAAAAAGGAGAAATCCTGGGTTGGACTAGTTTAATTAGAGGGATTCCATGCGAAACAGTCATAGCCTCTACAGAAACCATTTGTCTGACTCTAAGCGCCACAGAGTTTTTAGCGTTGCTGAGTTATTCTCCTGCTATTTCTATTTGCTTTGAAAATCGCTGTACTGCGGTTGAAGTTTTTGAACTACTGAGTACTGAGTTAGCAAAGCGAGCTGATAGTGAAACTGTTTTGGCTTCATATGGTGCAACAGATATCAAAGAACTGACCCTCAAAGTTTTAGACGAAGCAGTTGTCTGCACGTTCCTAGAAGAGACAATACCTTTGGATCACCTAGATCCTCAATTGGTGTGGTTTGTCAGTGGTGGGATACTTAAAGATTTTCCTGTGGGAACCCGCTTACAACTAAACGATGTCATGACATATCTAGAGGTACAAACTTTTGGTTATGTTCGCTTAGTCGGTTTGCCTCGGGCAACCCTTTCTGCCTCTGCATCTATATCTAGAACCAAAGATTCCTTAAGGATAGACTCTTTACTACAACAAGTACCATTAGCACCAGAGCATCCTTATAGGTTAGAAAAACCATCAGATACTCAATCACAGCCAAAATATCCTCATGTTCATGGTAGAGGTCCTCTAAAGGCGACTTTAGCTTGCTTCCAAATGCTGAGCCAGCATTTAAATATACCCTTTCGCCGAGATGTGATTGATCAAATCCTCAACAACCAGATTTCGCGCACTCAAACTCTTTCACTACAGCTTTGCGGTGCTGTTTGTGAACTGATTGGGTTAAATACTCAAATGATAAACGTGTCAGCAAAAGCAATCACAAAACTGGAAGCTCCAGCTATGATTCGCTGGCAAGATACTTTCGCTATCCTTTATGAAATTAGCGAGAAAAAGCTAGTCCTGGGTGTACCAGAAGTTGGGATTGTCCAGCAAGATCCTGACCATTTTGTTGAAAACTGGGGTCAAGAAGGTCAGGTATTGCTGCTGAAAGTTGCCAAGTATACTCCTAGAAAGCGATTTAGTTTAAGTTGGTTTGTCCCTTCTCTAATCAAATATCGCAAAGTTCTCTTGGAAGTTCTGATTGCTTCTTTTTTTGTCCAAGTGTTTGGTCTGGCTAATCCCTTAATCATCCAGATTATTATTGACAAAGTGATTATTCAGAACGGCTTTGAAACCCTGAATGTATTGGGGGTTTTGCTCTTAATCATGGCTGTTTTTGAAGGACTTTTAACGAGTGTCCGCACCTATCTTTTTGTTGATACGACTAACCGGATTGACTTGACTTTAGGCTCAGAAATTATTGACCGTTTGTTTCGTTTACCCTTGCGCTATTTTGAACGACGTCCTGTGGGGGAGTTAGCCACTCGCGCCAGTGAACTGGAAAATATTCGGTCTTTTATGACGGGTACTGCTTTAACAGTGGTGTTGGACGCAGTTTTTTCGACAATCTACATCCTGGTGATGGTGGTTTACAGTTGGATGTTGACTCTTGTGGCTTTGGCGACTGTACCCTTGTTTGCTTTTATGACGATACTTTTTTCCTCGATCATGCGCCGCCAACTGCGTTTTAAGGCTGAACGTTACTCTGAAACTCAATCTTATTTAGTCGAGGCGCTGTCAGGTATTCAAACAGTCAAAGCCCAAAATATTGAATTGCGATCGCGCTGGCGCTGGCAAGAATATTACAGTAATTATGTCACCGCTGGATTCCAAACTGTTGTTACTTCCACGGCTGCTAGTGTCACCAGCAATTTTCTTAACCAAGTCTCTTCCTTACTTGTGTTATGGGTAGGAGCGTATTTAGTCCTCAAAGGACAACTCACCTTAGGACAACTGATTGCCTTTCGGATTATTTCTGGCTACGTTACCGCTCCTTTATTACGATTAACCCAATTGTGGCAGAACTTTCAACAAACGGGGCTTTCTCTAGAACGCCTTGCAGATATCTTGGATACTCCCTCAGAAGTTGATGAAGACAGTCAAAACATTCCTCTACCTGCTATTGATGGTACTGTCAAGTTTGAAAACGTCTGCTTTCGCTTCACACCAACTTCTCCACTTCAGTTGAATAATATTAACCTGGATTTCCCAAGCGGAAAATTTGTCGGTATTGTCGGACAAAGTGGTTCTGGTAAAAGCACTTTGATGAAACTTTTACCACGACTGTATGACTTAGAGTCTGGCAGAATTTTCATCGATGGCTACGACATCTCCAAAATAGAACTTTATTCCCTGCGCCGTCAGATTGGTATGGTGCTTCAAGACTCACTTTTGTTTGACGGAACCATACAGGAAAATATTGCGCTGACAAATCCTGACGCCACAACTGATGAAATTATGACAGCAAGCAAAGTTGCTGCAGCTCATGACTTTATTATGTCTTTGCCCAATGGCTATAACACCAGAGTCGGAGAGAGAGGCTCATCCTTATCTGGAGGACAGCGACAGCGTATTGCTATTGCTCGTACAGTCTTACAAAACCCCCGCTTGTTGATTCTTGATGAAGCAACCAGTGCTCTAGATTATCAATCGGAACGGCAAGTTTGTGACAACTTGGCGGAAGCATTTAGACGACGAACAGTGTTTTTTATTACTCATCGTTTAAGTACAATCAAGAACGCTGACATCATTTTGCTACTCGAAAAAGGGTTAGTTGCAGAACAGGGAACCCACAATGAATTGATGGCACAAAAAGGACGTTACTACTGCCTTTATCAACAACAAGAAGCACAGCTTTAA
- a CDS encoding phycobiliprotein lyase, with protein sequence MNIEEFFELSPGKWFSHRTSHDLACKQSENGKSDTIIERLSSDHPEVVKLCQQYNVEHSPNCYGAKVTWNATMAGNEKKQTGSTVFVAIPDEDNPNEGKFLRAMDSPGKTPVVGRYKIGTDDALTFTTEYETVCYEERLWFASPNLRMRVSVVKRIDGFSTASFTSEIRMGGGQPTAKVSQATNSASS encoded by the coding sequence ATGAATATTGAAGAGTTTTTTGAGTTAAGCCCTGGTAAATGGTTTTCCCATCGTACCAGTCACGATTTGGCTTGTAAGCAATCAGAAAATGGCAAATCAGACACAATCATAGAAAGACTCAGTAGTGATCATCCAGAAGTAGTAAAACTGTGCCAACAGTACAATGTTGAGCATAGCCCCAATTGTTACGGTGCCAAAGTGACTTGGAATGCCACTATGGCAGGGAATGAAAAAAAACAGACTGGTTCTACAGTATTCGTTGCTATTCCAGATGAAGATAATCCCAATGAAGGCAAATTCCTGCGGGCAATGGATTCTCCTGGGAAAACCCCAGTTGTTGGACGCTACAAGATAGGCACTGATGACGCATTGACCTTTACAACAGAGTACGAAACCGTGTGCTATGAAGAACGCCTGTGGTTTGCTAGTCCCAATTTGCGGATGCGGGTGAGTGTGGTGAAACGTATTGATGGTTTTAGCACAGCTTCATTCACTTCTGAAATTCGCATGGGTGGAGGTCAACCTACAGCAAAAGTTTCTCAGGCAACTAACTCAGCCTCAAGTTAG
- a CDS encoding HEAT repeat domain-containing protein yields MAAPSLQEISTQLESSNLRDRMVALASLRHIAAEDALPLIKKVLDDESLQLRSMAIFALGVKQTEESYPLLVRILETDPDYGIRADAAGALGYLGDIRAVEPLMRIFYEDTDWLVRFSAAVSLGNLKDSRAREILIKALDSEEVILQQAAIAALGEIKDIESVDLILRFAQSDDWLVRQRLAEALGQLPSPKSISALKYLEKDSHNHVAEAAKYSLKRLEEAG; encoded by the coding sequence ATGGCAGCTCCAAGCTTACAGGAGATTTCTACCCAGTTAGAAAGTTCTAATTTGCGCGATCGCATGGTAGCCCTCGCCTCATTGAGGCATATTGCAGCAGAGGACGCACTTCCTTTGATTAAAAAAGTTTTGGATGACGAGTCTCTGCAACTGAGATCAATGGCAATCTTTGCTTTGGGAGTCAAGCAAACAGAAGAAAGTTACCCACTTTTGGTGCGAATCCTAGAAACTGACCCGGATTATGGTATACGTGCGGATGCTGCGGGTGCTTTAGGATATTTGGGTGATATTAGAGCTGTTGAACCCCTAATGCGAATATTTTATGAAGACACTGATTGGTTAGTACGGTTTAGCGCAGCTGTTTCACTTGGTAATCTCAAAGACAGTCGTGCCCGTGAAATCCTCATAAAAGCATTGGACAGTGAAGAAGTGATTTTACAACAAGCGGCGATCGCTGCATTAGGAGAAATCAAAGATATCGAGTCTGTGGATCTGATTTTGCGCTTTGCCCAATCAGATGATTGGTTAGTGCGTCAGCGTCTTGCAGAAGCCTTAGGTCAGCTTCCCAGTCCAAAAAGTATTTCAGCTTTAAAATACCTGGAAAAAGATAGTCACAACCACGTTGCTGAAGCAGCCAAATATTCCCTGAAACGCTTGGAGGAAGCAGGTTAA
- a CDS encoding fasciclin domain-containing protein: MNIQQNQHFFGKTLGIAIATASLLISTPTFAQTPSAAPTKPATSGAPTTGTTGAGTIVDVASSNSSFKTLVKAVKEAGLVETLSGTGPFTVFAPTDAAFNKLPKATLQKLLKPENKATLTKILTYHVVSGALDSKSLKSGSVNSVEGSPLNVKVGNGVTVDKAKVTKADVKASNGVIHAIDTVLIPPGVKL; this comes from the coding sequence ATGAATATCCAACAAAATCAACACTTTTTTGGTAAAACACTTGGTATAGCGATCGCTACAGCCAGTCTTTTGATCAGCACTCCAACTTTCGCCCAGACTCCCTCAGCTGCACCGACCAAACCAGCCACCTCAGGTGCTCCAACAACTGGAACAACTGGTGCAGGTACAATTGTCGATGTTGCCAGTTCTAATAGTTCTTTCAAAACCCTAGTAAAGGCTGTGAAGGAAGCTGGTCTTGTAGAAACCCTGTCTGGAACTGGTCCATTTACCGTGTTTGCACCCACGGATGCTGCATTTAATAAGCTACCAAAGGCAACTTTGCAAAAACTACTCAAGCCAGAAAACAAGGCAACTTTGACCAAGATTTTGACCTATCATGTCGTATCTGGTGCACTTGATTCCAAAAGCCTCAAGTCAGGTTCGGTGAATAGCGTTGAAGGTAGCCCACTTAACGTTAAGGTTGGGAATGGTGTAACGGTGGATAAGGCAAAAGTTACCAAAGCAGATGTCAAAGCTAGTAATGGCGTGATTCATGCGATTGATACAGTGCTTATTCCTCCAGGAGTGAAGCTGTAG
- a CDS encoding MFS transporter, with amino-acid sequence MSDSASDGSSQQTPESEKLDLSTKLAFGAGDLGTAITAMIGISYLSPFLTDVAGLSPTLAGQTQLIGKVWDAVNDPMVGVLSDRTQSQQGRRYPWMIWGAIPFGVFFFLQWIVPQFSNNDQANQWSLFWYYTAISIFFNSFYTIVNLPYTALTAELTQDYDERTSLNSFRFTFSIGGSILALIIGLVISLVIPGNRTQQFLLLGAICAVISVLPVYWCVWGTKKRAQAVAKLHPETEQTVSIPLLQQLKIAFTNRAFLFVVGIYLCSWLAVQLTAGIIPYFVTSWMRLPQWHISLVLLAVQGTAMSMLFVWSAISRRYGKQAVYFMGMSLWIIAQGGLFFVQPGQVVLMYFLAVMAGFGVSVAYLVPWSMLPDIIELDELKTGQRREGIFYSFIVFVQKICLGIAVNVVLQQLGTAGYIKPTNEIPIPIQPDSVLEVIRFSIGPIPAIALICGVILTYFYPITREMHAQILLQLKERQNKVENRDF; translated from the coding sequence ATGAGCGATTCTGCTTCTGATGGCTCCTCTCAACAGACTCCTGAAAGTGAAAAACTCGATTTGAGTACCAAACTTGCTTTTGGTGCTGGGGATTTGGGTACGGCGATCACTGCGATGATTGGGATTTCTTATTTGTCTCCCTTCCTCACAGATGTCGCTGGTTTAAGTCCCACATTAGCAGGACAAACCCAGCTGATCGGCAAAGTGTGGGATGCGGTTAACGATCCAATGGTGGGGGTGTTGAGCGATCGCACCCAAAGTCAGCAGGGAAGACGCTATCCCTGGATGATTTGGGGAGCAATTCCCTTTGGAGTCTTCTTTTTTTTGCAGTGGATTGTACCTCAGTTTAGTAATAACGATCAGGCGAATCAGTGGAGCTTGTTTTGGTATTACACTGCCATTTCGATTTTTTTTAATAGTTTTTATACAATCGTCAATTTACCATACACTGCTCTGACTGCAGAACTAACCCAAGACTACGACGAACGCACCAGTCTTAACAGTTTTCGCTTCACCTTTTCTATTGGCGGTAGCATTCTTGCTCTTATTATCGGTTTAGTCATCTCCCTGGTGATTCCTGGTAACCGCACTCAACAGTTTTTATTACTAGGAGCGATCTGTGCGGTTATCTCTGTTTTACCTGTGTATTGGTGTGTTTGGGGAACCAAAAAACGTGCTCAAGCTGTCGCAAAGTTACACCCCGAAACAGAGCAAACTGTCTCTATCCCGTTATTGCAGCAACTCAAAATTGCTTTTACCAATCGCGCTTTCTTATTTGTGGTGGGGATTTATCTGTGTTCTTGGTTAGCTGTGCAACTAACTGCGGGTATCATTCCTTACTTTGTCACCAGTTGGATGCGCCTTCCACAATGGCATATTAGCTTAGTGCTTTTGGCGGTGCAAGGAACTGCTATGTCTATGCTATTTGTTTGGAGTGCCATCAGCCGGCGCTATGGCAAACAAGCCGTGTACTTTATGGGCATGAGTTTGTGGATTATCGCCCAGGGAGGACTCTTTTTCGTACAGCCTGGTCAAGTTGTGTTGATGTACTTTTTAGCAGTCATGGCAGGTTTTGGCGTATCCGTGGCTTACTTAGTTCCCTGGTCAATGTTACCTGATATTATTGAACTGGATGAATTAAAAACAGGACAGCGGCGGGAAGGCATTTTTTATAGTTTCATAGTATTTGTGCAAAAAATCTGTTTGGGGATTGCAGTTAACGTTGTTTTACAACAATTGGGTACCGCTGGTTATATTAAACCCACAAACGAAATCCCGATACCAATCCAACCAGATTCGGTGTTAGAAGTCATTCGCTTTTCTATTGGTCCGATACCAGCGATCGCATTAATTTGTGGCGTCATTTTAACGTATTTCTACCCAATTACTCGTGAAATGCACGCGCAAATTTTACTGCAGCTTAAGGAACGTCAGAATAAAGTAGAGAATAGAGATTTTTAG
- a CDS encoding phosphoribosyltransferase — translation MPDLYVSWSDYHQKIEQLAAQIYESGWKFNQIVCLARGGLRVGDILSRIYNQPLAILATSSYSGSGQQQRGSLTFSHHLTMTTENLGSRILLVDDLVDSGITLKETIPWLKEHSDSPIEDIRTAVIWYKACSVVAPNYYVDYLPDNPWIHQPFEPYELMNPEDLVAKVSHQLGV, via the coding sequence ATGCCAGACCTTTACGTTTCTTGGTCAGATTATCACCAAAAAATTGAACAACTGGCTGCTCAAATTTATGAATCCGGCTGGAAATTCAACCAAATTGTTTGCCTCGCCAGAGGAGGACTGCGTGTAGGAGATATCCTCTCACGTATTTATAATCAGCCTTTGGCGATTTTGGCAACCTCATCTTACAGTGGCTCTGGTCAGCAACAAAGGGGTAGCTTAACATTTTCTCATCACTTGACAATGACCACTGAAAATTTAGGTTCGCGGATTCTTTTGGTAGATGATTTGGTAGACTCTGGAATCACACTCAAGGAAACAATTCCTTGGCTAAAAGAACATAGTGATTCTCCTATTGAGGATATTCGTACCGCTGTTATTTGGTACAAAGCCTGTTCAGTGGTAGCACCTAATTACTACGTTGATTATTTGCCTGACAACCCTTGGATACACCAACCTTTTGAACCTTACGAGTTGATGAATCCAGAGGATCTTGTGGCAAAGGTGAGTCATCAATTAGGGGTGTAA
- a CDS encoding lipid kinase → MKHRALLLINTHARQGENRLAEAVECLKELGFDLIDEFPEEAQQLHEVITRHQHEVDLVIIGGGDGTLNAAVDALVETQLPLGIIPLGTANDLARTLEIPNSLPEACKIIANNQVRRIDLGWVNGKHFFNVASCGLSVKITQRLTKQVKRRWGILAYAITALQVVLKSRPFRAEISINNTPIIVKTVQIAVGNGRYYGGGMAVVHDATIDDQKLDLYSVEIKHWWQIIPLLPAMRKGRHIYSDHVRTISTQEIEIRTRKPRPINTDGEITTYTPAQFRVIPRALAVFVPSNK, encoded by the coding sequence ATGAAACATCGTGCACTACTGCTCATAAATACTCACGCCCGCCAAGGGGAAAACCGTCTAGCTGAAGCAGTTGAATGTCTTAAAGAACTGGGCTTCGATCTGATTGATGAGTTCCCAGAAGAAGCACAACAGTTACACGAAGTTATTACCCGCCACCAACATGAAGTTGATTTAGTGATCATTGGTGGTGGTGATGGCACTCTCAATGCTGCGGTAGACGCTTTGGTAGAAACGCAGTTACCTCTAGGAATTATCCCCCTAGGAACTGCCAACGATTTAGCTAGGACTTTAGAAATTCCAAATTCTCTCCCTGAAGCTTGCAAAATTATTGCCAATAATCAGGTACGACGTATTGATTTGGGGTGGGTAAATGGTAAACACTTTTTCAATGTAGCAAGCTGTGGACTAAGTGTGAAAATTACTCAGCGACTCACCAAACAAGTGAAGCGTCGTTGGGGAATACTCGCTTACGCGATCACTGCATTGCAAGTGGTTTTGAAATCTCGACCTTTTAGAGCAGAGATTAGTATCAATAACACACCTATCATAGTCAAAACTGTGCAAATAGCTGTAGGGAATGGTCGATATTATGGTGGTGGTATGGCAGTGGTTCATGATGCCACAATTGATGATCAAAAGTTAGATTTATACAGTGTGGAAATTAAACACTGGTGGCAAATTATCCCCTTATTACCTGCCATGCGAAAAGGACGACATATTTATTCGGATCATGTACGTACTATCAGCACTCAAGAAATTGAGATTCGTACACGTAAACCACGTCCCATCAATACAGATGGTGAAATAACGACCTACACTCCCGCTCAGTTTCGTGTTATTCCTCGTGCTTTAGCTGTGTTTGTACCATCAAATAAATAA
- a CDS encoding exopolysaccharide biosynthesis protein — translation MQLKFSQDIKFLLLRLAEQPLSLGDVLAETSERGFSVVITLLVLPFLFPVPPGLTGPFGGACLILSAQMALGRRSPWLPKKIATYKFPRSFTQVILKNLQKVTRILEKITRPRLAKVAEHPLTWRINGFCISWLAILLILPIPLTNPIPPVGILLLAVATVESDGLLMSVGYVFTVLTTLLFGFIFYALWMAPSLLPHFFH, via the coding sequence ATGCAGCTAAAATTTTCTCAAGATATTAAATTCCTGCTGCTAAGGTTAGCCGAACAGCCACTCAGTCTTGGTGATGTTTTGGCAGAAACCTCAGAACGTGGTTTTAGCGTGGTCATTACATTATTGGTTTTGCCATTTTTGTTTCCTGTTCCACCTGGATTAACTGGACCTTTTGGTGGCGCTTGCTTGATATTATCGGCACAGATGGCTTTGGGGAGGCGATCGCCTTGGTTGCCTAAAAAAATTGCGACATATAAATTTCCCCGTTCTTTTACCCAAGTAATTTTAAAAAACCTACAAAAAGTTACCAGAATTTTAGAAAAAATCACTCGTCCTCGATTGGCAAAAGTAGCAGAACATCCTTTGACTTGGCGAATCAATGGGTTTTGTATTTCTTGGTTAGCAATATTACTAATTTTGCCAATTCCTCTGACTAATCCCATTCCTCCAGTAGGAATATTGCTCTTAGCAGTAGCCACTGTAGAATCTGATGGTTTATTGATGTCCGTTGGCTACGTTTTCACAGTTTTGACGACTTTACTATTTGGATTCATCTTTTATGCTTTGTGGATGGCTCCAAGTTTATTACCACATTTTTTCCATTAA